In Leuconostoc kimchii IMSNU 11154, the DNA window ACTGCCAACAACATGGGAATACCATGTTGATACAGTCGCCAAGCGCCTCGATCTGCACCAATCCAAAGCCCTGGTTGATCAAATAATTTTTCTGGCCATAACGATGGGTCGCCACCCGCCAATATATTTATTTGCATTATTTCGTTAGTTCTTTCAAAAGATTAATTTTAGCTGCCGGATCAACCTTATCATATACATATGAACCAGCCACAAAAACGTTAGCGCCTGCTTCATAGGCAGCACCAATAGTTTCGTTATTCACACCACCATCAATTTCGATGTCAAAAGTATAACCCAACTCATCTCGAATAGCTTTTAATTGCGCAACTTTTTCAATTGTTGAAGGCAAAAATTTCTGACCACCAAAACCAGGATTAACAGTCATAACCAATACCTGATCAACCATATCTAATACAGATTCAATCGCTAATACAGGCGTGCCCGGATTGATAACAACTTCTGCTTTTACCCCTTTGTTTTTAATCATCTGTAACACCCGATGAATATGAGACGTTGCTTCAACATGTACACCAATAATGTCGGCACCTGCATCAGAAAATTCATCAACGATTTTTTCAGGATTAACTACCATCAAATGGACATCCAAAATCATATCCGTTTCTGGACGTAATTGTTTAACCCAATTAGGCCCATAAGAGATTGAGGGCACAAAACTACCATCCATTACGTCAATGTGCAGATACTCCGCACCGGCTTCTTCAACAAGCTTAACATCACGTTCTAAATTTGTATAATCCGCACTCAAAATAGATGGTGCAATAATTCCTGACATGCTACAATCCTTCTT includes these proteins:
- the rpe gene encoding ribulose-phosphate 3-epimerase encodes the protein MSGIIAPSILSADYTNLERDVKLVEEAGAEYLHIDVMDGSFVPSISYGPNWVKQLRPETDMILDVHLMVVNPEKIVDEFSDAGADIIGVHVEATSHIHRVLQMIKNKGVKAEVVINPGTPVLAIESVLDMVDQVLVMTVNPGFGGQKFLPSTIEKVAQLKAIRDELGYTFDIEIDGGVNNETIGAAYEAGANVFVAGSYVYDKVDPAAKINLLKELTK